One Pseudomonas sp. FP1742 genomic window carries:
- a CDS encoding glycosyltransferase family 2 protein, translated as MDQQPPLSGRSDAELFVENSRSSPTAPEVAILLCTFNGCTFLKEQIDSFIAQTHHKWTLYISDDGSTDGTLALLENYQDLINSQRIQVFSGPRAGFAENFMSLVRNENIKADFFAFSDQDDIWFNNKLERSIRKLESLPPHLPALYCSRTRLIDEDRKIIGFSPDFKRPPVFQNALIQSIAGANTMLLNSAARDLLNKIPHAMTVVAHDWLTYLLTTACGGNVIYDSEPTLDYRQHGGNVIGANSGFKERMIRLGKLIDGRFSRWSDSNLQILELLEGELTPVNRQTLNDFKHGRQSSIFKRFRLMKKSGVYRQTLAGNISLILAICLNKI; from the coding sequence ATGGACCAGCAACCGCCCCTGTCCGGTAGATCAGACGCTGAGCTATTCGTCGAAAACTCAAGGAGTTCACCGACAGCCCCTGAAGTAGCGATACTGCTGTGTACGTTTAATGGCTGCACATTTCTCAAAGAGCAAATTGACTCTTTCATAGCCCAGACACATCACAAATGGACGCTATACATTTCTGATGATGGCTCTACCGATGGAACGCTTGCACTGCTGGAAAATTACCAGGACCTGATCAACTCACAACGCATACAAGTGTTCAGTGGTCCGCGCGCAGGTTTTGCTGAAAACTTCATGTCGCTGGTAAGAAACGAGAATATAAAGGCGGACTTTTTTGCATTCAGCGATCAGGACGATATCTGGTTCAATAACAAGCTGGAAAGAAGTATCCGAAAATTGGAGTCACTGCCCCCCCATCTGCCGGCTCTGTACTGCTCCCGCACTCGCCTGATCGATGAAGACCGGAAAATCATTGGTTTTTCACCTGACTTCAAACGGCCCCCTGTCTTCCAGAATGCGCTGATCCAAAGCATTGCCGGTGCCAATACGATGCTCCTCAATAGCGCAGCACGGGACCTCTTGAACAAAATCCCCCACGCCATGACCGTTGTCGCGCACGATTGGCTTACCTATCTTTTGACGACAGCCTGCGGTGGAAACGTTATCTACGATTCAGAACCGACGCTGGACTATCGCCAGCACGGTGGCAATGTCATCGGTGCCAACTCCGGCTTCAAAGAACGCATGATACGTCTCGGCAAGTTGATCGACGGACGCTTCAGCCGCTGGAGTGATTCAAACCTGCAAATCCTTGAGTTACTTGAAGGGGAACTGACACCCGTGAATCGGCAGACATTGAATGACTTCAAACATGGGCGGCAAAGCTCCATCTTCAAGAGGTTTCGCCTCATGAAAAAGTCAGGTGTTTATCGCCAAACCCTGGCCGGTAACATCAGCCTCATTCTGGCCATCTGCCTGAACAAGATTTAA
- a CDS encoding glycosyltransferase: protein MRVLEFSIRECSSLPVELSAIYSHQRPIPQPKGIENRARTPFSFQRFLIPELCQFKGRAIYMDADMQVFEDIEGLWNQPFGDNHLLTVASGTEGRRSQFSVMVLDCEQLAWNIEDIVADLDSGALEYRALMFEMSVTKQVGYSVPVTWNSLEHYSAGQTSLLHYTDMNTQPWVSLENPNGHVWMACLRRAVESGFISRAEVAREVDQHHVRPTLLAQLDAGIDRTSELSVTAVIRDLTFQAPYHKLGKKWLGRLRTRTLYYVRLCRYIIKKL, encoded by the coding sequence ATGCGGGTGCTGGAGTTCTCGATCCGGGAGTGTTCCTCCCTGCCGGTCGAGCTGTCGGCTATTTATAGCCATCAGCGGCCAATCCCTCAGCCCAAAGGTATTGAGAACCGGGCTCGTACGCCTTTTTCCTTCCAGCGATTCCTCATTCCAGAGTTGTGTCAGTTTAAGGGGCGAGCCATTTACATGGACGCCGACATGCAAGTCTTTGAGGACATTGAAGGACTTTGGAATCAGCCGTTCGGCGATAATCATCTGCTGACGGTGGCAAGCGGCACCGAGGGACGCCGTTCGCAATTCAGCGTCATGGTCCTGGACTGTGAGCAGTTGGCTTGGAATATCGAAGACATCGTTGCGGATCTGGACAGTGGGGCGCTTGAGTACCGCGCATTGATGTTCGAGATGAGCGTCACGAAACAGGTTGGCTACTCGGTGCCGGTGACGTGGAACTCTCTAGAGCACTACTCGGCCGGACAGACGTCGTTGCTGCATTACACCGACATGAACACTCAGCCATGGGTGTCTCTGGAGAATCCCAATGGCCATGTCTGGATGGCATGCCTTAGAAGAGCCGTCGAAAGCGGTTTTATCAGCCGTGCCGAGGTCGCCAGGGAGGTTGACCAGCATCATGTAAGGCCTACGCTTTTGGCTCAACTCGACGCGGGCATAGATCGTACATCTGAGTTGAGCGTCACTGCGGTGATTCGTGATCTTACGTTTCAGGCGCCTTATCACAAGCTGGGCAAGAAATGGTTGGGGCGACTCAGAACTCGTACGTTGTATTACGTACGTCTGTGCCGATACATCATTAAAAAATTGTGA
- a CDS encoding nucleoside-diphosphate sugar epimerase/dehydratase: MDKLRIFLLGMPRQRKRLIQVIMDVFLVWISLWGSFVVRLGIDDLLEPLRAHLWLFLCAPVIAIPLFIRFGMYRAVMRYFGNDALIAIIKAVSLSALILAVVVFWYSNHQTVVPRSIVFNYWWLSMVIIGGLRLCMRQYFMGDWFTAAQHVPFTNRDDGLTKVAIYGAGVAGNQLVAALRMGRVMRPVAFIDDDSSIADRSISGLQVYKPKHIQQMIDVTGAQEILLALPSSTRARRREILNLLEAYPLHVRSVPNFTDLASGRVKVEDIQEVDIADLLGRDAVPAQADLLERCIKGKTVMVTGAGGSIGSELCRQIFSLGPTTLLLFEHSEFNLYSILSELEQRGCRESVSVKLLPILGSIRHPHKLLDVMKTWRVDTVYHAAAYKHVPMVEHNIAEGVLNNVIGTLNTAQAALQSGVANFVLISTDKAVRPTNIMGSTKRLAELTLQALSREIAPVLFGDKANVSRVNKTRFTMVRFGNVLGSSGSVIPLFHSQIKSGGPLTVTHPKITRYFMTIPEAAQLVIQAGSMGQGGDVFVLDMGEPVRIVELAEKMIHLSGLSIRSERNPQGDISIEFTGLRPGEKLYEELLIGDNVAATPHPMIMTANEDHLPWDVLKGRLTELLLAVEQDDYSRVRQLLRETVSGYTPDGEIVDWIHQQRRLEP; the protein is encoded by the coding sequence ATGGACAAACTGCGGATATTCCTTTTGGGAATGCCTCGCCAGAGAAAGCGCCTGATTCAGGTGATCATGGACGTGTTCCTGGTCTGGATCTCGCTGTGGGGTTCGTTCGTGGTTCGTTTGGGTATAGACGATCTGCTTGAGCCTCTGAGGGCTCACCTGTGGTTGTTTCTTTGCGCGCCAGTGATTGCGATCCCTCTGTTCATTCGGTTTGGCATGTATCGGGCAGTCATGCGCTACTTTGGCAATGATGCATTGATTGCCATTATCAAGGCGGTTAGCCTTTCTGCGCTCATTTTGGCAGTGGTCGTTTTCTGGTACAGCAACCACCAAACCGTCGTCCCACGCTCCATTGTCTTCAACTACTGGTGGTTGAGCATGGTGATCATCGGCGGCCTGCGCTTATGCATGCGCCAATACTTCATGGGCGACTGGTTCACCGCCGCCCAGCACGTACCGTTCACCAACCGCGATGACGGCCTCACAAAAGTCGCCATCTACGGCGCAGGCGTGGCAGGCAACCAGTTAGTAGCTGCGTTGCGCATGGGCCGGGTGATGCGCCCCGTAGCCTTCATCGACGACGACTCCAGCATCGCCGATCGCTCTATCTCCGGCCTCCAGGTCTACAAACCCAAACACATCCAGCAGATGATCGACGTCACCGGCGCCCAGGAAATCCTCCTGGCCCTGCCGTCATCCACCCGCGCACGACGCCGGGAAATTCTCAATTTGCTGGAGGCTTACCCCCTTCACGTACGAAGCGTCCCGAACTTCACCGATCTGGCCAGCGGTCGGGTCAAGGTTGAAGACATTCAGGAAGTGGACATCGCTGACTTGCTGGGCCGTGATGCCGTGCCAGCCCAAGCTGATTTGCTCGAGCGCTGCATCAAAGGCAAGACAGTCATGGTCACTGGCGCCGGCGGATCGATCGGTTCGGAACTATGCCGGCAGATTTTCTCCCTTGGCCCGACCACGCTTTTGCTGTTTGAGCACAGTGAGTTCAACCTCTACAGCATCCTGTCGGAATTGGAGCAGCGCGGCTGTCGTGAGTCGGTGTCGGTCAAGTTATTGCCCATACTCGGCTCAATTCGTCACCCGCACAAACTGCTCGATGTGATGAAGACCTGGCGTGTGGATACCGTTTATCACGCAGCGGCTTATAAGCATGTGCCGATGGTTGAGCACAATATCGCTGAAGGCGTGCTCAACAATGTCATCGGTACGCTCAATACCGCTCAGGCTGCCCTGCAGTCGGGGGTCGCGAACTTCGTGCTGATCTCCACCGACAAGGCCGTACGCCCGACCAACATCATGGGCAGCACCAAACGCCTGGCGGAGTTGACCCTTCAAGCCCTCAGCCGTGAAATCGCCCCGGTGTTGTTCGGCGATAAAGCCAATGTATCCCGGGTCAACAAAACCCGTTTCACCATGGTGCGTTTCGGCAATGTGCTGGGATCGTCCGGCTCAGTGATCCCGCTGTTCCACAGCCAGATCAAATCCGGCGGCCCTCTGACCGTGACGCACCCGAAAATCACCCGTTACTTCATGACCATCCCCGAAGCCGCGCAACTGGTGATTCAGGCCGGTTCCATGGGGCAGGGCGGTGATGTGTTCGTGCTGGACATGGGCGAACCGGTAAGGATCGTCGAGCTCGCGGAAAAAATGATTCACCTGTCCGGCTTGAGCATCCGTTCCGAGCGAAATCCCCAGGGCGATATTTCGATCGAGTTTACGGGCCTGCGTCCGGGAGAGAAGCTCTACGAAGAGTTGCTGATCGGGGATAACGTCGCTGCGACGCCACATCCGATGATCATGACCGCCAACGAAGACCATCTGCCCTGGGACGTGCTCAAGGGGCGTTTGACTGAGCTGTTGTTGGCGGTCGAGCAGGACGATTATTCCCGTGTGCGCCAGCTCTTGCGCGAAACGGTCAGTGGCTACACCCCCGACGGGGAGATCGTTGACTGGATCCACCAGCAACGCCGTCTCGAGCCCTGA
- a CDS encoding SDR family oxidoreductase: protein MNSVRTQGTALVTGASSGIGAVYAQRLAARGFDLLLVARDQERLEATASKLRAEYGVQVEVLKADLTQKDEVLKVEQRLRSDSSISLLLNNAGIAADGLLANADMDQMERLIQLNVTTVTRLASAAAASFAKAGRGTIINIASVVALFPERFNATYSASKAYVLSLTQSLNAELQGTGVQVQAVLPGVTRTEILERSGIDASQIPEDMIMDAGEMVDAALSGLDQGELITIPSLPNVSEWEAFMAARHAMAPNLSRSMAAARYK, encoded by the coding sequence ATGAATTCTGTCCGGACCCAAGGTACGGCCCTCGTCACCGGCGCTTCTTCCGGCATTGGTGCGGTTTACGCGCAGCGGTTGGCGGCGCGTGGTTTTGATTTATTGCTGGTCGCCCGTGATCAGGAGCGACTGGAGGCTACCGCGAGCAAGTTGCGCGCGGAGTATGGTGTTCAGGTGGAGGTGCTCAAGGCGGATCTGACGCAAAAGGATGAGGTGCTGAAGGTCGAGCAACGTCTGCGCAGCGATTCGAGCATCAGTCTGTTACTGAACAACGCAGGTATCGCGGCGGATGGTTTGTTGGCCAACGCCGACATGGATCAGATGGAGCGTTTGATTCAACTGAACGTCACCACGGTGACGCGGTTGGCCTCGGCGGCGGCAGCCAGTTTTGCCAAGGCGGGTCGCGGGACGATCATCAATATTGCGTCGGTGGTGGCGTTGTTTCCTGAGCGGTTCAACGCGACGTACAGCGCGAGCAAAGCTTATGTATTGAGCCTGACTCAGTCGTTGAACGCTGAGCTGCAAGGCACCGGGGTCCAGGTGCAAGCGGTATTGCCGGGAGTGACACGCACCGAGATTTTGGAGCGCTCAGGTATTGATGCGTCCCAGATTCCGGAGGACATGATCATGGACGCGGGGGAGATGGTCGACGCGGCGCTGTCGGGTCTGGATCAGGGTGAACTGATCACCATTCCTTCGTTACCGAATGTCTCCGAATGGGAAGCTTTTATGGCGGCGCGTCATGCGATGGCGCCGAATCTGTCCAGAAGCATGGCAGCGGCGCGTTACAAGTGA
- a CDS encoding helix-hairpin-helix domain-containing protein, translated as MRTGYFYSLVFALLTSASIAAIAAPTAAPEAAKAPLVLDVAAKAQTAKVDLNGADAPTLQRELSGIGEAKAKAIVAYRESNGPFSSVDELLEVKGIGKAILDKNREKLEVN; from the coding sequence ATGCGTACTGGCTATTTCTACTCTCTGGTTTTTGCCCTGCTCACCAGCGCCTCTATTGCGGCCATCGCTGCGCCAACGGCTGCGCCAGAGGCTGCCAAGGCACCCTTGGTGCTGGACGTTGCCGCCAAGGCTCAAACGGCCAAGGTCGACCTGAATGGGGCCGACGCGCCAACCTTGCAACGGGAGTTGTCCGGGATTGGTGAGGCGAAGGCCAAGGCGATTGTTGCTTATCGTGAGAGTAATGGGCCATTTTCGTCGGTAGACGAACTGTTGGAAGTGAAGGGGATCGGCAAAGCCATTCTGGACAAGAATCGCGAGAAGCTGGAAGTGAACTAA
- the fabF gene encoding beta-ketoacyl-ACP synthase II, with protein sequence MSNRRVVVTGMGLVCPLGSGVEAVWARLLAGHSGIRGLPDEVVADLPAKVGGAVQTLAEDPEAGFDPDRATPPKEQKKMDRFILFAMEAARQALEQANWHPQDANAQERTATIIGSGVGGFGAIADAVRTTDSRGPRRLSPFTIPSFLVNLAAGHVSIQHVFKGPLGAPVTACAAGVQAIGDAARLIRCGEADIAVCGGAEAAIDRVSLAGFAAARALSSGYNDTPERASRPFDSGRDGFVMGEGSGLLVIESLEHALARGAQPLAELVGYGTSADAYHLTAGPEDGSGARRAMSLALAQAGISPAQVQHLNAHATSTPVGDLGELAAIKSLFGSDNKIAVTSTKSATGHLLGAAGGIEAIFTLLALRDQVVPATLNFDNPDPAAQGVDIVHGQARPMNIDYAMSNGFGFGGVNASVLFKYWED encoded by the coding sequence ATGAGTAATCGTCGGGTGGTGGTCACGGGCATGGGCCTGGTGTGTCCGTTGGGTAGCGGCGTCGAAGCGGTTTGGGCGCGTTTGTTGGCCGGACATTCCGGGATACGAGGATTGCCGGACGAGGTGGTTGCCGATTTGCCGGCCAAGGTCGGTGGCGCAGTGCAAACCCTGGCGGAAGATCCCGAGGCAGGATTCGACCCGGATCGGGCGACGCCGCCCAAAGAACAGAAGAAGATGGACCGTTTCATTCTGTTTGCCATGGAGGCGGCGCGTCAGGCATTGGAGCAGGCCAATTGGCATCCGCAAGACGCCAATGCCCAGGAGCGCACGGCTACCATTATCGGCTCGGGCGTGGGTGGTTTCGGTGCGATTGCCGACGCCGTGCGCACCACCGACAGCCGTGGCCCGCGACGTTTGTCGCCGTTTACCATTCCTTCGTTTCTGGTCAACCTCGCCGCGGGCCATGTGTCGATCCAGCACGTTTTCAAGGGGCCTTTGGGAGCTCCGGTAACGGCGTGCGCGGCCGGGGTTCAGGCGATTGGTGACGCGGCGCGGCTGATTCGCTGCGGCGAGGCGGACATTGCGGTGTGTGGCGGCGCGGAGGCGGCAATCGATCGGGTCAGCCTCGCCGGATTCGCGGCGGCGCGGGCCTTGTCCAGCGGTTACAACGATACCCCGGAACGCGCCTCGCGGCCGTTCGACAGTGGGCGCGATGGCTTTGTGATGGGCGAGGGCTCAGGCCTTCTGGTGATTGAATCCCTGGAACATGCCCTGGCCCGTGGCGCTCAGCCGTTGGCCGAGTTGGTCGGTTATGGCACCAGCGCCGATGCCTATCACCTGACCGCGGGGCCGGAGGATGGCAGCGGTGCGCGTCGGGCGATGTCGTTGGCGTTGGCTCAGGCAGGGATTTCGCCGGCGCAGGTGCAGCATCTCAACGCGCACGCCACCTCGACACCGGTTGGCGATCTTGGGGAATTGGCAGCCATCAAGTCGTTGTTCGGCTCGGACAACAAGATCGCGGTGACGTCGACCAAGTCCGCGACCGGGCATTTGCTCGGCGCCGCCGGCGGGATCGAGGCGATCTTTACCCTGTTGGCACTGCGCGATCAGGTGGTGCCAGCCACGCTCAACTTCGATAACCCGGATCCAGCCGCCCAAGGCGTGGACATCGTTCACGGTCAGGCGCGACCAATGAACATCGACTACGCGATGTCCAACGGTTTCGGATTTGGCGGCGTGAACGCCAGCGTATTGTTCAAATACTGGGAGGACTAG